In a genomic window of Quercus lobata isolate SW786 chromosome 4, ValleyOak3.0 Primary Assembly, whole genome shotgun sequence:
- the LOC115983976 gene encoding uncharacterized protein LOC115983976 gives MQKRLVDPIRGEISDSLVESVSITSIFPPYSSDTESETSSESNESPRRFSFSIETFFPPHRSPSRSDSSENYEEIFPIDPFVSTSSTRTLPTLVSTMLDTGVQVPNCTDPLSRNQLSRTAPQAEQLNRSLQSEKMDDSDAGVVRSSEIDVVFRS, from the exons ATGCAGAAGCGCCTAGTTGATCCAA TTAGAGGAGAAATAAGTGATTCACTAGTAGAGTCAGTTTCCATTACATCAATCTTCCCACCCTACAGCTCTGACACTGAAAGTGAGACTAGTTCAGAATCTAATGAATCACCTCGACGATTCTCTTTTTCCATAGAGACATTCTTCCCACCACACAGGTCTCCAAGTCGTTCAGATAGTTCTGAAAATTATGAAGAAATATTTCCGATTGATCCTTTCGTATCAACAAGCTCTACACGCACGCTCCCAACACTAGTAAGCACGATGTTGGATACGGGTGTGCAAGTACCGAACTGCACCGATCCTCTGTCCCGAAACCAACTAAGCCGCACTGCCCCACAAGCTGAACAACTGAACCGAAGCCTTCAATCGGAGAAGATGGATGATTCTGACGCCGGTGTGGTACGCTCATCAGAGATAGATGTTGTATTCCGAAGCTAA